Within Candidatus Zixiibacteriota bacterium, the genomic segment CGCTGCAGCGGTTGTCGCACAACCGCAGGCGCGCCGACTCGATCGTCATTTGCGGCAACGGCGAGCCGACGCTTCACCCGCATTTGCGCGAGATCGTGGAGGCGGTCAAGGAACTCCGCGATCGTTACCTCCCCCGCGCCGCCACCGCCATCTTCTCCAACTCCTCCACCGTCGCCGATCCCCGCGTGCGCGACACCCTGGACCTGCTCGATCTCAACGTGATGAAGTTCGATGCCGGCAGCGAGGAGCTGATCCGGGAGCTCAATCAACCCGCGGGGCCGATTTACGTGGGAGAGCTGGTCGCCGGCCTGAGGGAGCTGAAAAGAGTGCACCTCGCCTCTCTTTTCGTTCAAGGCCGGGTGACCAACGCCGACCCCGATTCGGTGGAGCTGTGGTCCGAGCGGATCGAGGAAATCCGTCCCGCGCTGGTGCAAATCTACACGCTGGATCGCCCGCCCGTCGATCCCAGGATCGAGAAGGTCAGCCTGCCGACGCTGCAGTGGATCGCCGAGGAGGTTCACTGGCGCACGCGAATCCCGGTCGAGATATGCTAGCGGAAACGTTGCCGTGGAACAGGTGCTACAGAACGGCTATCGGGTTGAGCTTCCCTCCGCCGCTCACCACAGGCAGCTGATTTCATGTCAGGTCGCCTGTCCGGTGCACACCGACGCGCGCGGCTACGTGCGGGCGATCGCCGACGGGGACTTCGAACGGGCTTATCTGATCGCCCGGGGACCCAACCCTCTCGCTTCCATCTGCGGCAGAATCTGCGGCGCCCCCTGCGAGCTCTCGTGCCGGCGGGGCAAAATTCCCCGCACCGACGACGACGGGTCGTTCGTGGCGCTGGACCGGCCGATTGCCATCCGGGCGCTCAAGAGATTCGTCTGCGAGTCCCACGGCGCGGAGGCTCGCGGCGCCGATGAGATCCTGCAGGCGCTGCGCTCGTACGAGCCCGGCGTCGCCGCCGACTCCGAAGAGATGGCTTCTCTGCTCCGGGCGGCCGCGCGCGGAGCGTTCGTTCCGGCAAACGGGGAGCGGGTCGCCATCGTCGGGTCGGGGCCGGCGGGACTGAGCGCCGCGCACGATCTCGCCCTGCTCGGTTTCCAGCCGGTGATTTTCGAGGCGGAGCCCGTACCGGCGGGCATGCTCGCTCTGGGGGTGCCCGAGTACCGCCTACCCCGCGAGCTCATCCGCCGCGAGATCGCCGTCATCCAGGCGCTCGGCGTGGAGATCCGCTGCAACGCCAGGGTCGGCCGGGACATCTCGCTGCGCGCCCTGCGCGCGGATTTCGCCGCCGTGATCATCGCCGTGGGCGCAAAGCGTTCGCGAAGCCTGGGCCTTGCGGGCGAGCAGGGCCCGGGGGTTTACGGCGGCGTCGATTTCCTTCGCGCGGTCGCGCTCGGCGAGCGCTTGCCGCTCGGCTCGGACGTCGCAGTGATCGGCGGCGGCAACGTCGCCTACGACGTCGCGCGCACCGTGGTACGCCAGGCCGCTTACGACGCGGCGCGCACCGCCGCGCGCCTGGCCGGAACCCGGCGCGTTCGTCTGGTCTCGCTGGAAACGCTCGAGGAGATGCCGGCGGACACCGTGGAAATCCGGGAGGGAGCCGAGGAGGGAATCGAGCGCCTCTCCGGCTGGGGGCCGGTGGAAATTCAGCGGGATTCCCTCGGACGCGTCCGCGGTCTCGAGATCAAGCGTTGCCTGCGCGTCTACGACGATCAACGACGCTTCGCGCCGCAGTTCGCGGAGCACGACCGCCGGACTCTGGAGTGCGACACGGTTTTGATTGCCGCCGGTCAGGCGCCGGACCTTTCGTTCCTCGACGACGGCGGCGCCGATGTCGAGCAGATCCGTCCCGGCTGGCCGAAGGTGGATCCGGCCACGCTGATGACTTCGGCCGCAGGGGTCTTCGTCGCGGGGGATCTCGCCCACGGCACCCGGTTGCTGATCGACGCCGTCGCTTCCGGCAAGCGGGCGGCCCGCTCGGTCTACCAGTATCTGACCGGACGGGCGCTCCACCCCGAAACCCTGACGAGCTTCATCCGGCTCGACCGCTATCGGCGCGAGCGCGGCTACGAGCGAATCCGCCGCGTCGAGCTGCCCGCGCTGGCTATCGAGGAGCGCGTCCGGGATCCCAGGGCGCTGGTGGAAAAACGCCTGGAGGAACGGGACGCCGTGCGCGAGGCCTCCCGCTGCCTGGATTGCGGCGTGACGCCGGTCTTCGATTCCGCTCGCTGCATTCTGTGCGGCGGCTGCGCCGACGTCTGTCCGACGCTTTGCCTGACGCTGGTCCCGGTCTCGTCCCTCCATTCTACCCCGGAGCTGACCGACCTCATTCGATCACGGCTCGGGGACGGCGCCGACCGGGACGACGCCTCCGCCATCCTGAAGGACGAGGATCGCTGCATCCGCTGCGCGCTTTGCGTCGAGCGCTGCCCTGCCGATGCCATTGCGATGGAGCGCGTCATTTTCCGAACCGAGTGGAGAACGGCATGAAAAACGATCCCGATACCGGGGAAACCGGACGGTCGCGGCTCGAGCCCGAGCCCATGGCGCGCAGAGATTTTCTCGGTCTGACGGCCTGGTGGTCCGCAGCGGCCGCCCTGCTCTTCGGGTTTCTCGGCGCGATCCGCCTGCCGAAGGCCGCCGTCCTTCCTTCCCCATCGAAGAGGTTCCCCGTCGCGCTGCCCGCGTCGCTCGCCCCCGGTCAGCCCTACGTCCCGGCGGGTCGTTCCGTCGCGATCTACAAGGAGGGCAACGGCGTATACGCGGTTTCCAGGATTTGCACGCACCTGGGCTGCATCGTGAACGCCACCGAGTCCGGCTTCGATTGCCCGTGTCACGGCTCGAAGTTCGCGAAAGACGGAACCGTATTGAAAGGGCCCGCGCCGAAGCCGCTGCCCTGGCTGGAGATCAAATCCGTGGGCCCGAACCAGTTCCTGGTGGACGAGGGCAAGACCGTGCCGCCCGGCACCACCGTGACCGTATGAGCCGCCCCGCGCAGAGAGAAAATCCACCGGATGTTCCGGCGTCGGCCCGCTTCATCGGAAACCTGAAAGCGGTTCCCCGTCGCTTCGGCGAGACGATGTTTCGCAGCGGGAAGCCCCGGTCGGATCGGACGCGTTCCGCGTTCGTTTTCGGCAACGTCTTTTTGCACCTGCATCCGGTTCGAACCCACCGGTGGAGCCTGCGCTGGTCGACCACCTGGGGGCTCGGCATTGCCGCGCTCTCCTGCTTCTTCGTCCTGCTGATCACCGGCGTGCTGCTCATGTTCTATTACAAGCCGTACCCGGACGTTGCCTACCTCTCGATCAAGGACATCCATTTCGTGGTGCCGACGGGGCGCTTCATTCGCAACATCCACCGCTGGTCGGGCAACATGATGGTGGTGCTCGTGCTGCTGCACATGGCGCGGGTCTTCTACACCGCGGCTTACCGGGCGCCGCGCGAATTCAACTGGGTGATCGGGATGGGACTGCTGGTGGCAACCCTCGGTCTCTCCTTTACCGGTTATCTCCTTCCCTGGGACCAGCTCGCGTATTGGGCGATCACCATCGGCGCCAACATCGCCCAGTCTCCCCGGGAGGTGACCGACGCGCTCGGAATCACCCGATGGCTGGATATCGGCGGACTGCAAAAACTGCTTCTTCTGGGCTCCGAAGACGTCGGGGAAGAAGCGCTCATCCGCTTCTACCTCTTTCACGTCATGATCCTCCCGCTGCTGCTCGTGGCGCTCATGAGCGTTCATTTCTGGCGCATTCGCAAAGACGGAGGTCTCGCCCGGCCCGCCGACGCGGAAAAACGGCTCGGACCTCCAGGGACGGACGTCTATCCGGTCTTCACGGAAGCGCCGCAAAAGACCTACAGCCTCGCCGCGCTGGTCAAGGGGAGAACGGCGGCGGTCGGCAACGGGCCGGAGCAGACGGTTCCCTCCATGCCGCATCTCATGATCGCGGAGGCCGCCGTGTTCATGTTGACGGTGGCGCTTTCCGTCGTTCTGGCGATTTTCCTCGACGCCCCGCTCAAGGAAGTGGCGAATCCCGCCGTTCCCGAAAATCCCGCCAAGGCGCCATGGTATTTTTTGGGTCTCCAGGAACTGGTTTCCCACTCCGCGTTCATGGGGGGCATCGGCATCCCGATGATCGTGCTCGTCGGTCTGGGCCTGATTCCCTACCTGGATCGCGAAACCGAAGGAACCGGCGTGTGGTTCGGTGGGCCGGGCGGCAAACCGCTGGTCGTCCGTTCGCTCGTCTTCGGCCTCGCCGCGGTCATCGCCGTCGAGGCGTTCGTGATTCGCTTCGGGTGGATTCGTCAATGGTGGCCCGCCGCACCCCAGCTGGTCATCACCCTGGTCAACCCGGGAACGCTGCTCACGGTCTTGTACGCTCTTTACTCCCTGCGGTGTTTGAAGACATACGACTCCACGCGCGCCGGCGCTCTCGCCCTGTTCACCTGCTTCGTCTGCGGTTTCGTCGTGCTCACCGCGATCGGCACCTACTTCCGCGGACCGAACTGGGAATTTTACTGGTCGCCGGCCCAGTGGCCGGGACACTGAAAGAAATGATCCAAGCCGTTCAAACCGTGCAATCGCTTCGCTTCGTTCAAATTGTTCCGCGGCCTGCCTGTCAACCGCCTGCCGGCCGCAGGCGAAGGGCACCGGCCAGCGGCGGCTACGCCGTCTACATGCTTTCGAACTCACTAGGAGCTCGATGAAAGCCAACAAACATCTCCTTCTCTGGTCCAGCCTGGGGACGCTGGCGGTGCTCGCGTGGGCTGCGGTTGAGGAGAATTTCTTTCGCGACTGGCGGGTGATCCAGCAGGAGATCCGCCGGCGCCTCCCGGCGGCCGAGGCCGCCGCGTTCGCCGTTCAGCTCCGCCAGATCGTAAGCCGCGACACGGGGGCGACCGACCGCTGCGTGAGCTGCCACGTCGGCATGGCTCCGGGCGAGAGCGGCCTCCAAGGGGACCGCCTTTTCGGGCGCCACCCGAACGTCGTCCACGATCCCGGCTCTTTCGGCTGCGTGGTGTGCCACGGCGGCCAGTCGCGGGCGACCGACACCGCCGACGCGCACGGCCGGGTCCCTCACTGGCCGGAGCCGATGCTTCCGAAAGAATACTCGTACGCGGGCTGCGGGACCTGCCACACTCACTTGAGCGTACCGAACCTTGCGCTGCTCGAGAGGGGAAAGGCCCGCTTCGAGCAAGCCGACTGCCTCGCCTGCCACAAGGTGGACGGACGCGGCGGCACCCTGCGTCCCGGCAGAGCCGGGGGCCAGGAAGGGCCGGATCTATCGCGGGCCGGCGCCACCGGCTACCAGCCGGACTGGTACGAGCGCCACCTCCAGCACAGAAAGAAAGCGGCCGGAGGTCCCTGGGTTACCGCGTTCGGAGAGCTTTCGGAGACGGAGCGGCTCGAGCTCGACGAATATCTCCGCTCTCGCGTCGGCGCTCCCGGCCTGCTCGAGGCGAAGGCGCTTTTTCATTCGCTGGGCTGTCGCGGCTGCCACAAGATCCGCGGCGTCGGCGGCGACGACGGTCCGGACCTGACGGCGGTGGGCAACAAGGATCCGGGGCAGTTGAACTTCAGCCAGGTGCCGGGAGAGCGCACGCTGGCGAACTGGCTGAAGCAGCACTTTCGTGCGCCCGCCTCGGTGGTGCGCGGCTCGATGATGCCCGAGCTGGGCCTGACCGAAGCGCAGATCCAGCAACTCACCTTCTACATGCTGTCGCTCAGGCGGCGGAGCTATCCGGAAGCGCTGTGGCCGAAGGACAGGATTCGAGCCGAGCGCTTCGGGTCGAGAGAATTCGCGACGGACGGAGCGACGCTCTACGGCACGTTCTGCGCCGCCTGCCATGGTCCCAGGGGCGAAGGGATGCGTTATCCCGGCTTCGCCGCCTTTCCCGCGATCGCCAACGCGGACTTTCTCCGGGTGGCCTCCGACGATTTCCTGCG encodes:
- a CDS encoding cytochrome b N-terminal domain-containing protein, which produces MFRSGKPRSDRTRSAFVFGNVFLHLHPVRTHRWSLRWSTTWGLGIAALSCFFVLLITGVLLMFYYKPYPDVAYLSIKDIHFVVPTGRFIRNIHRWSGNMMVVLVLLHMARVFYTAAYRAPREFNWVIGMGLLVATLGLSFTGYLLPWDQLAYWAITIGANIAQSPREVTDALGITRWLDIGGLQKLLLLGSEDVGEEALIRFYLFHVMILPLLLVALMSVHFWRIRKDGGLARPADAEKRLGPPGTDVYPVFTEAPQKTYSLAALVKGRTAAVGNGPEQTVPSMPHLMIAEAAVFMLTVALSVVLAIFLDAPLKEVANPAVPENPAKAPWYFLGLQELVSHSAFMGGIGIPMIVLVGLGLIPYLDRETEGTGVWFGGPGGKPLVVRSLVFGLAAVIAVEAFVIRFGWIRQWWPAAPQLVITLVNPGTLLTVLYALYSLRCLKTYDSTRAGALALFTCFVCGFVVLTAIGTYFRGPNWEFYWSPAQWPGH
- a CDS encoding radical SAM protein translates to MAVALQKRPIRSRIVYGPVRSRRLGFSLGVNLMPSRYKLCSFNCLCCPYSWTCRATAPPGDRLKDTPPPDKVLGALENALQRLSHNRRRADSIVICGNGEPTLHPHLREIVEAVKELRDRYLPRAATAIFSNSSTVADPRVRDTLDLLDLNVMKFDAGSEELIRELNQPAGPIYVGELVAGLRELKRVHLASLFVQGRVTNADPDSVELWSERIEEIRPALVQIYTLDRPPVDPRIEKVSLPTLQWIAEEVHWRTRIPVEIC
- a CDS encoding c-type cytochrome; protein product: MKANKHLLLWSSLGTLAVLAWAAVEENFFRDWRVIQQEIRRRLPAAEAAAFAVQLRQIVSRDTGATDRCVSCHVGMAPGESGLQGDRLFGRHPNVVHDPGSFGCVVCHGGQSRATDTADAHGRVPHWPEPMLPKEYSYAGCGTCHTHLSVPNLALLERGKARFEQADCLACHKVDGRGGTLRPGRAGGQEGPDLSRAGATGYQPDWYERHLQHRKKAAGGPWVTAFGELSETERLELDEYLRSRVGAPGLLEAKALFHSLGCRGCHKIRGVGGDDGPDLTAVGNKDPGQLNFSQVPGERTLANWLKQHFRAPASVVRGSMMPELGLTEAQIQQLTFYMLSLRRRSYPEALWPKDRIRAERFGSREFATDGATLYGTFCAACHGPRGEGMRYPGFAAFPAIANADFLRVASDDFLREQIKRGRPGRRMPAWGEQEGGLREEEIGRLVAYVRGLGDVAYEGDGRPRRWIRGDAAQGQRLYASACASCHGERGEGKEGPALNNRVFLDLATDTYLLRTIQTGRRGTSMTGFAAGSAVRGALTDPEIASIVAFIRTWEGKK
- a CDS encoding Rieske 2Fe-2S domain-containing protein, with amino-acid sequence MKNDPDTGETGRSRLEPEPMARRDFLGLTAWWSAAAALLFGFLGAIRLPKAAVLPSPSKRFPVALPASLAPGQPYVPAGRSVAIYKEGNGVYAVSRICTHLGCIVNATESGFDCPCHGSKFAKDGTVLKGPAPKPLPWLEIKSVGPNQFLVDEGKTVPPGTTVTV
- a CDS encoding FAD-dependent oxidoreductase; the encoded protein is MEQVLQNGYRVELPSAAHHRQLISCQVACPVHTDARGYVRAIADGDFERAYLIARGPNPLASICGRICGAPCELSCRRGKIPRTDDDGSFVALDRPIAIRALKRFVCESHGAEARGADEILQALRSYEPGVAADSEEMASLLRAAARGAFVPANGERVAIVGSGPAGLSAAHDLALLGFQPVIFEAEPVPAGMLALGVPEYRLPRELIRREIAVIQALGVEIRCNARVGRDISLRALRADFAAVIIAVGAKRSRSLGLAGEQGPGVYGGVDFLRAVALGERLPLGSDVAVIGGGNVAYDVARTVVRQAAYDAARTAARLAGTRRVRLVSLETLEEMPADTVEIREGAEEGIERLSGWGPVEIQRDSLGRVRGLEIKRCLRVYDDQRRFAPQFAEHDRRTLECDTVLIAAGQAPDLSFLDDGGADVEQIRPGWPKVDPATLMTSAAGVFVAGDLAHGTRLLIDAVASGKRAARSVYQYLTGRALHPETLTSFIRLDRYRRERGYERIRRVELPALAIEERVRDPRALVEKRLEERDAVREASRCLDCGVTPVFDSARCILCGGCADVCPTLCLTLVPVSSLHSTPELTDLIRSRLGDGADRDDASAILKDEDRCIRCALCVERCPADAIAMERVIFRTEWRTA